From Schaalia sp. ZJ405, one genomic window encodes:
- a CDS encoding TRAP transporter substrate-binding protein, translated as MKTRRLMCAMTAGVAALALLAGCAGGSGPRPTSSIRLILGHGAAPGNPRSDAALKFEELVEKKSNNTIDVQILGQETVGSDSEMMVSVAAGTLDMTINSQGSFAAYVPETSLIGLPFLFENTQIAYATVDDPEVENYLADAAEKSGFHVLGFWDNGMRDLSNSKREINSPEDLKGLKIRTPDDVMTIAIFKQLQANPTPLAFGELYLALKTGAVDGQENPVVNIKSSKLNEVQPHLAVTGHKYETNPFLVSTSRWARLTPEQRTIIEEAADEAREYQRELMTTQTSEIYEEFEKSLTVTHPDKEAFRAATEPVYAQWEAQYPEFYALIMKKAEESRLQYMKGSDQ; from the coding sequence ATGAAGACGCGACGATTGATGTGCGCCATGACAGCGGGGGTTGCTGCACTGGCGCTTCTCGCCGGGTGTGCAGGGGGATCAGGACCGCGCCCCACGAGTTCTATTCGGCTCATTCTCGGTCACGGAGCCGCTCCGGGAAATCCCCGTTCAGATGCGGCACTGAAGTTCGAGGAACTTGTTGAAAAGAAATCGAATAACACGATTGACGTTCAGATTCTTGGACAGGAAACCGTTGGATCCGACTCGGAGATGATGGTTTCTGTAGCCGCTGGCACGTTGGATATGACGATCAACTCACAGGGATCCTTTGCTGCATACGTGCCGGAAACCTCACTGATCGGCCTTCCCTTCCTTTTTGAGAATACTCAGATTGCCTACGCCACCGTTGATGATCCCGAAGTCGAGAACTACCTTGCGGATGCCGCAGAAAAAAGCGGTTTCCACGTTCTGGGATTCTGGGATAACGGGATGCGGGATCTGTCGAATTCCAAGCGAGAAATCAATTCTCCCGAGGACCTGAAAGGATTGAAAATTCGCACCCCTGATGACGTGATGACGATCGCGATCTTCAAGCAGCTTCAAGCGAATCCGACTCCTCTGGCATTTGGCGAGCTCTATCTTGCACTCAAAACCGGTGCGGTTGACGGTCAGGAAAACCCGGTCGTCAACATCAAGAGTTCCAAACTCAACGAAGTTCAACCCCACCTGGCTGTTACCGGACACAAATACGAAACCAACCCGTTCTTGGTTTCAACAAGCCGGTGGGCGCGACTAACCCCGGAGCAACGCACAATCATCGAAGAAGCGGCCGATGAGGCACGCGAATATCAGCGTGAGCTCATGACGACTCAAACCTCGGAAATCTATGAAGAGTTTGAGAAGTCCTTAACCGTCACCCACCCCGACAAGGAAGCATTCCGCGCAGCGACTGAACCCGTCTACGCGCAGTGGGAGGCTCAGTATCCGGAGTTCTACGCCTTGATTATGAAGAAGGCGGAAGAATCCCGTCTGCAATATATGAAGGGAAGCGATCAATGA